Proteins found in one Anabas testudineus chromosome 1, fAnaTes1.2, whole genome shotgun sequence genomic segment:
- the lap3 gene encoding cytosol aminopeptidase — protein MTMLLLRRAVQTAARTKHCRSFSTSQTHLNDRKGLVLGVFEKEGEEDSHHLTEAAAGFDQSLSGKLSELLKISGPPLKKGKSRVFYGLHKDFPCVAVVGLGKNNAGVCGAENWDTSKENIRQAVSAGCRSLQDLDVNRVEVDGCGDAQSAAEGAVLGLFQYDQLKSKKKTKVTAQLHGSANLVAWEKGVVYAEGQNLARLLMEAPANHITPTAFANIIEEKLAPHAEQVTINKRSQAWIEEQQMGAFLSVSKGSEEPPVFLELHYNGSPDRSQAPLVLVGKGITFDSGGISLKPSSSMDAMRADMGGAATVCASVVTAAALKLPVRIIGLAPLCENMPSGKATKPGDVVKAKNGKTIQVDNTDAEGRLILADALCYGHTLNPRAIVNVATLTGAMDVALGSAATGVFTNSDWLWEQLHKASVVTGDRVWRMPLFEHYTRQVTDCQLADLNNIGKYSRSGGACTAAAFLKEFVTAPHWAHLDIAGVMGNKDEIPYLRKGMSGRPTRTLVEFAAGLAQYKNL, from the exons ATGACAATGCTTCTTCTGAGGAGAGCTGTGCAGACGGCGGCGCGGACAAAACACTGTCGGTCATTTTCCACCTCACAGACTCACCTGAACGACAGAAAG GGTTTGGTGCTGGGAGTGTttgagaaggagggagaggaggacagTCATCATCTAACAGAGGCAGCTGCAGGTTTTGACCAAAGTCTGTCTGGAAAACTCTCTGAACTGTTGAAAAT CTCTGGACCTCCACTCAAAAAAGGGAAAAGCAGAGTATTTTATGGACTCCACAAG GACTTCCCATGTGTAGCTGTGGTCGGGCTGGGTAAGAACAATGCAGGAGTGTGTGGGGCAGAGAACTGGGACACCAGCAAAGAGAACATCAGACAGGCAGTGTCAG CTGGCTGTCGGTCACTTCAGGACCTGGATGTGAATCGTGTGGAGGTGGACGGTTGTGGTGATGCACAGTCAGCAGCAGAAGGTGCCGTTCTGGGTTTGTTTCAGTATGACCAACTCAAGTCGAAGAAGAAGACCAAAGTAACAGCGCAGCTTCATGGAAG TGCAAACTTGGTTGCTTGGGAAAAAGGAGTCGTGTATGCTGAAGGCCAAAACCTGGCACGGCTGCTCATGGAAGCTCCAGCCAATCACATCACTCCTACTGCCTTTGCCAATATCATTGAGGAGAAACTAGCACCTCATGCTGAACAAGTCACAATAAATAAGAG ATCCCAGGCTTGGATAGAAGAGCAGCAGATGGGAGCTTTTCTCAGTGTGTCTAAAGGTTCAGAGGAGCCTCCTGTCTTCTTGGAGCTACATTACAACGGTTCACCTGACAGATCGCAGGCTCCACTAGTCTTGGTGGGAAAGGGCATCACCTTTGACAG TGGCGGCATTTCCCTGAAGCCATCTTCTTCCATGGATGCAATGAGAGCTGACATGGGAGGCGCTGctactgtgtgtgcatctgttgtcacagcagcagctctgaaacTACCAGTCAGAATTATTG GTCTGGCTCCGCTGTGTGAGAACATGCCTAGTGGAAAGGCAACTAAACCAGGTGATGTTGTAAAAGCCAAGAAtggaaagacaatccag GTTGATAATACAGATGCTGAGGGCAGACTGATTCTCGCTGACGCACTCTGTTATGGACACACCCTCAACCCCAGAGCCATTGTCAATGTGGCTACGCTAACAG GTGCGATGGATGTAGCTCTTGGCTCAGCAGCAACTGGAGTATTCACAAACTCTGACTGGCTCTGGGAGCAGCTGCACAAG gcTAGTGTTGTGACGGGTGACAGAGTGTGGCGCATGCCTCTGTTCGAGCACTACACCAGACAAGTGACTGACTGCCAGCTGGCTGACCTCAACAACATCGGCAAGTACAGCCG ATCTGGTGGTGCATGCACTGCAGCTGCATTCCTGAAAGAGTTTGTCACAGCTCCTCACTGGGCTCATCTGGACATCGCTGGTGTGATGGGCAACAAAGATGAAATTCCCTACCTGAGAAAAGGCATGTCTGGAAGACCAACACGTACACTGGTGGAGTTTGCTGCTGGGCTGGCCCAATACAAGAACTTGTGA
- the clrn2 gene encoding clarin-2, translating to MPSLWKRITFSVASLLCVGSVVLSVVALSTERWVTGRILCKTGAEIVNASHPEMDQFMGDINYGLFQGEKTKKCGLGMRRSTIYIFPKLVQTLNGGLHMMVILFLFVAIGFALVSLSFSVYNACKVPYQSIKGRKGLYLWNVIAAFFSALGVLCFLAAMKQHSLTERVANYQENIFVLVVLDDSLDWSFWLGVGSIATHFAACVVVAMSHFKLLRHEVKKPEQPTISAVDLLY from the exons ATGCCTTCTCTGTGGAAACGGATAACCTTCTCGGTCGCCTCGCTTCTCTGTGTCGGCTCTGTTGTCCTGTCGGTGGTGGCCCTGTCCACCGAGCGGTGGGTCACCGGGCGGATCCTGTGCAAAACCGGAGCGGAGATAGTGAACGCGTCCCATCCGGAGATGGATCAGTTCATGGGGGATATTAACTATGGTTTGTTTCAGGGAGAGAAGACCAAGAAGTGCGGTCTCGGGATGAGGCGATCTACAATATACA TTTTCCCAAAGCTCGTGCAGACATTGAACGGTGGGCTTCACATGATGGTGATTCTCTTCTTGTTCGTGGCCATTGGCTTTGCCCTGGTTAgcctgtctttctctgtttacAATGCTTGCAAGGTTCCCTACCAGAGCATCAAGGGGCGCAAAGGACTCTACCTGTGGAACGTCATTGCAG CTTTTTTCAGTGCCCTGGGTGTCCTTTGTTTCCTCGCAGCAATGAAGCAGCACAGTCTGACTGAGCGGGTGGCAAACTATCAGGAGAACATCTTCGTCCTCGTAGTTCTGGATGACAGCTTGGACTGGTCCTTCTGGTTGGGTGTAGGCAGCATAGCGACTCACTTTGCTGCCTGTGTAGTGGTTGCAATGAGCCACTTTAAGCTGCTCAGACATGAGGTGAAGAAACCGGAACAACCCACCATCTCTGCTGTGGACCTGCTCTACTGA